TTTCTCCGGGTGTCGGATCCCGGAGTCTTTTTTTCTTGAAAGTGCGTGCAATCCGGCGGGCCGTGCTGCCCTGTCTTCAGCCAAACCGAAGGAATCCCCATGTTCAAGAACATCCTTGTTCCGACCGACGGCTCAGAGCTTTCGCAGGAAACCGCTCGGCAAGCGGTGGTCTTCGCCAAGCAGCTCGGTGCTCGTATTACGGCTTATCATGCGAAGCCGAATCTGGCTGCCGCCTACTTCTACGGCGAAGAGAAGAAGGCGGCGTCCAACTCCCTGGAGCAGATCGACGAGCAGATCGACAAGGAGGTCCGCAAGAACCTAGGGTTTGTGGAAGACATGTGCCGCGACGCCGGCGTGGAATGCGAGTCCATCTCGACCTTGAGCAATAGCCCATACGAGGCAATCGTGGAGGCCGCCAGTCAGTCGGGGGCCGACTTGATCTTTATGGCCTCGCACGGCCGCAAGGGGATTCGGGCAAAGATACTCGGCAGTGAAACCCTGCGAACCCTGACCCATTCGACGATCCCCGTCTTGGTCTATAGCTATGGCGAGAGAGATGCGTCGAGGACCTAAACCGCGCCCAGCGAGATATGCGTCGTTTGTTGGAGTGGTTTGGCCGCGCGGCTTTGGTATCCTCTCGACCATGCCTTTTGTGTTCCCCAACCGGACGCAAGACTTCGGCCCCACACCCGGGTACGCCGACTTCAGTCGGCCCCCCGAGCACGCCCGCACGGCGGACTGAAGTCCGCCTCCCCGGGGGCCGACTAAAGTCGGCGTACCCGGGCGGTCGCGGTCGGCGACCTGGACACTGCCGATTTGGCACCGGGTGGCCGCGGGTGGTTACCCACCCGCGGCTCCCACAGATCCGGACGTGCGGGACTACCGCATCCGGCTCCTCGGTTGAGCGCTCGCTGCACGACAACTGTCGCACACCCGATGGACCATTCAGCCCATGTCGCGATCTCCTGTCGTTCTGTTCAGATGGTCAGGTGACTCGATGTTCACGCCATCGTCCCTTCAGAAGGTGTCTCAACCGATCGGCCGCTTCCCTCCCATGGGTCCGCTCGGGTGCGTTCCCCACGCTCAACGGTACTATCAGCCGACTCTGACTGCTCAGTCGCCATCGCGCCGCACTTCGTTGCCTTCGCTTGGCGCTACCTTGCCGTCGGTCCTGTTCGCTCCCGTCGGCCGGACCAGCGCCGTCGGGCCGGGGCGGCTTCTTACGCGGTGCCCGCGCCGCGTCTCGGGCAAGGAGCAACTGAGCGCTCCCAGGTTCCTGGACGACCCGTGCGTACATGCCCTGCTCTTAGACCCCGGCGGAGTCTCGACATCAGGCCGTTACGATGCCGAAACTGTTGCCTTCCGGTGTTCCGAATACGTCGGCTCCGCTGAACTCAGTAACGGGGCTCCATCACACGGCCTGCACGCCCCCTGTGTACGCTTCGCAGGCGGGATCGCTCCCGCACCACACAACACTCGGTTCCGGTGGATGGCCACTCCTTACCGGCTCGGGACTTGCACCCGGTGGGTCGCAAAAAGGAGTTTCCGATTGGCTTATCCGTTCGCTATCTTCCTCTCCTTCCAGGCTTTGCCTGGCGCAACGAAACGATGATCGAGGCTGGCCGCGCCAGCTCCGACACGCGTCGGAGCTGGAGCGGCTAAGCCATTCCAACAAATGACGCATACCGCACCGCGCGCGGTTTAGGAAGCGATTCAAATAAACTACCTGCCATCCCTAGGCCGGGTCAGCGCAGCGTAACCCGACATGTTAAATCACGGGATCCACAGGTTCCTGAGTTGCTCCTGGACGGGTCGGATTCGGCTTCCGGCCATTTCATCGGCAGGCTGCTCTTGAAGTCCGCCTGATCGTCAGGCATCTCTACGCGGTAGCAACTTCGCCGGTCGGCACCGACCGGAGACCCTGCCATCAGGTCCAAGTGAGATGCCCGAGCCATGATCAGCACCGGAACCTTGATGCTTCTCAAGGCGCTCCTGACCGCGGGCGTCATCATGGGCTTCCTGCTCCGGGAGCTCTGGTTGCTGCGTCGGATGAATCGGGAGGACGAGGCGCGCAAGGCCGAGGCGGCGCGTTCGGGAGGTTCACCGACCTCTTCCCAAGAGGCCCGCGATGAGGGTCCGACCGGCACGACGACCGGGTGAGGGGGGCGCGACATGGCGACATCTCCCGACCCCCGAGACCCAAATCACGATCTTCGAAGCCTATTCCCACCACTGCCGCTACCGCGTCGAAACGCCACGGATTCCGAGATTGACCTATCCTGCGTGGGACGAGCTCTGAAGCTCCGTCACCGAGTCGCGGCGTGATCCACCGAGACCGATAGCTGTCCGTAGACCGTGGGTCCGTCCGACGGCGTTTCGGCGCTCGCAACGGCACCCGGACGGTTGGTCGTGCAGGCGCCAACGGCGAGCGCGACAAGGAGAAGGGTAAGGGGAAGAAGGGTCTTCATGGATGAGTCAACTCAAGCGCTTTCGAAAGGGAAGATACGATCCTCCTCGATAACCAGTACGACCACAAGGCAAGGATCATGAGCGACAGCCTCGAAATAGACAGCGGCGCAGCACGCATGCGTCGGGGGGATGCAGCCATCCGCTAATCTCCAAACTGGTTGGCAAGGCCGCTCAGGGTCATGTTCTCCGCGATCGCATCATGTGGGATCAGCAGGTACTGCCAGGCTTTGCCGCCATGGGCGAGCGCGTGAACCGAGGCGTTGGCACACCAGCGCAGCGCGGCTTCTTTCTTGGCGAGGACAGCCGTATCGCCCATCTCTTTGCGCATCTTCGGCTCCAGCATGTAGACGGCTGCGTCCGTTTCGGCGACGAAGTCGGGCTGGTATTCGCGATGCTCGGCGCCGTCGCGGTAATAGATCTGGAACTGTCCGCGGGCGGGTCTGAACCACTTGACCGCCTCGCGCTCCAGGATCACGGCCAGCTTGCGCTCGGCATCTGATTCGAACTTCTGGAGCGGATAGAGGCAGCGTTCGAAACCGCCGAAGAGGTAACGGCTCATGTTGCTCTTGTCCGCAGGTGCAACGCGGTAGTTCGCGGGCGGATCCTTGACTGCGTAGCTGTAGGCGCTCGGTTTCAGCTCGGTGAAGCCCTTGCTGATCTTGACCTCGTAACCCCCGTCGGTCTCCTCGAACTAATGCTGTTGCATCTGCGCATGAATGAAGTCGGCGATGGGCTGCTGGTAGCAGCGCAGCACCTTGCGTGTGTCGTCTTCGGCGAGATAGCTCAGAAAGTGCTGGACGGTCTGCCCGGCCAGATCATAGAGGAGGTCCGCGTGGTCATCGTAGGAGATGTCGTCGAAGTCGATGAGGCCACTGACCAGGTCGTCCTCCAACCGGGCTTCATCGAAGCCGCCCTGTCCCAGTGTCACGACGTCGCGTTGCCCGGTGCGCAGGTGCTGGACCCATAATTCGTCGGAGACCGGCGCGTACCGCAAGGTCGCCAGCTCCAGCGTGAAGGGCTTGAATCCGGAGCGAACCTCGCCTTTGGGAACGACCAGGATGCGCGGGATGTCGATGGTCTGCTGCGCGACCAAATCGACGGTCTTGGCAACGACGGCGGCGATGTCCGGTTCCTCGGCGAGGCCCTGGAGAGCCAACTGAGCCGGGGTACGCTGGGCCTCCACGGCCTGTACAATCGCGGCCTGGACCTCGGGTGTCTTCAGGTACTCGACCGCCGGCACGGTTTGCGGGTCGCCGCTCAGCCGCTTGATCGCGGCGTAGGCCAGTTGCGCAATGGCCTGTTCCGCGGGTTTGTCGAAGGCTGGGGGTTGGTCGTCGCCGGCGACCAGGGTACTGCTGGTCGGCGTCGCGGGTTTGAAACCCAGCTGGCTCGCCAACTGGGACTGGGAGACGACCGTGGCGGTCTTCTGCGCGAGCTGGTCGATGTCCAGCTCGACCGTCTGGAGCTGTATCGCCGACCCCGGCCGCTTGGCCTCGTCCACGATCTCCTGAAAGCGGTCATGTGCGACGATGTTCAGGCGATCAACGGCGGTCACACCGGTTCGAACGCCGTAAGGCAGGCGCAAACCCCGGCCGATGGATTGCTCGATCAGGACGCGGGCATTGGCCGCGCGCAGGGGCACGATGGTGTAGAGATTGGTGACGTCCCAGCCCTCTTTGAGCATGTTCACGTGGATCACGATCTCGGTCGGCTCCTCGGTATGCTCGACCTTGAGCAAGCGGGCAATCATGGCCTCTTCCTCGGCCCCGCTTCTGCTGGAATCCACCTGAATGACCTTGTCCTTGTAACGCCCCTCGAAGAAGGCATCGGACTGGATAAGCGCCAGCAACTCGCCCGCATGGGTCGTGTCGCGGGCGATGACCAACACGAAAGGCTTGACGATGGGCTTGTCGGTTGCACGCGCATAGGTCTCCAGCTCGACCTTCACCCCCTCGTGCAGGCGCACCCCGTCTTCGAGCTTGAGCCGCTCGATCTCGGAGGCGGACATCCCGCCGGGGTCGAAGTCCTTGCGTGTGACAACCGCCGGTTCCTTCACGAAGCCATCGGCCATGGCGCGAGCCAGCGGGTAGTCGAGGATCACGTTCTTGAAGGCGACGGCGCCCCGGCTGGTCTCGACATAGGGCGTGGCCGTCAGCTCGAGCCCGAGGATAGGACGAAGCTCGTTGATCGCCCGAATCCCGGCGCTCGCGCGGTAGCGGTGCGACTCGTCCATCAGGAGCACCAGATCCGGCAGTCCGGCCAGATAGTCGAAATAGCTGGTGCCGATGTACTCCGACAGTCGCTTGATGCGCGGCGCCTTGCCGCCGCGCACCTCCGAGTTGATCTTGGAGATGTTGAAGATGTTGATCCGCACCGTCCCGAGCAGGCCGGGCCCGGTGACGTTCTGTTGCTCGTAGGTGTCGCCGGTGATGACCATGGGTGTGTTGGTCGCGAACTCGGCGATGCCCCGGAAGACATACTTCGGCGTGTTCGGCGTGAAGTCCGTAATCAGCTTGTTGTAGATGGTCAGGTTGGGCGCCAGCACGAAGAAGTTGTCGATCCCGTGCGCCTGATGCAGATAGCTGATGAAGGCACCCATGAGCCGGGTCTTGCCCACGCCGGTCGCGAGCGCGAAACACAGCGAGGGGAAGTCCCGCTCGAAATCCGCGACCGAAGGGAACTCTCCGCGGATGATGTCCAGCACGGCGGCGACGTCGGGCGCCTTTCCGGGCGGCGTGATGTCCATGATCCGATGCAGGATCTCCAGCGATCGGCGCTGGGGCGGGCGCAGGCTCAGGCGGCCGGCGATGGCGTTCACATGGCGGACGGTCACGAACCACCTCCTTCACGCGACATGGAGTAGATCCTTCTCGATATGACGACGCAAGCGGGGCTTGATCATTTCGTTATACCTCATATAGGCACAAGCTCGCATTTCTTGAATGCCTGGAATTTCAGCGTGAGTAAAGAGTCCAGCTCCTTCTTGTGCGTGGTGTGCGTTTGTTTTAGGCAGTCGGTGATTGCATCTCGGAACTCGGCGAAATTGGGGTAGTATTTCGAGTAGAGGACTTTTTTCTTGACGAACTTCCACAGCCTCTCGATCAGGTTTAAATTCGGTGAATAGGCGGGAAGATAAAGCAATTCGATATTCAGTTGCGAAGCCAGCGCTGTGACGATATTGCACTTCTGATAGCGCGCATTGTCCATAACCAACGTGATCGGCACGTCGAGATTCAGCATAGCAATGCGTCGTAACAAGTCGCAGACGCTTTCTGCGGTGATATAGGTATCGTTCGTCACCATCACCAGTTCATGTGTGATCGCGTTCAGCGCACCGAGCACATTGAAACGCTTCCTCCCGGCGGAAGTCTTTACAAAGAGACGGGAGAATGACCACAGAATACCGAGAAAGGCACCCAATACAAAGTGAGCAGCATCGACAAAAAAATAGGGCTCTCCCGGATCTCAGGGAACGCCAAGTTTAGTAAAATCAGTGTTCTACGCAGCCAATCTTGGTAAACTTCCATTCGAACGCTTTTAACTCAATGGAAAACCGATGATTGACCAGAGCCAACTCCTGCGCCTGCTCGGACTGCCGCAGATCGCCATCGACCGCGTCGAGATCACGGACGCCGCTGTGCTGGAAATTCATGTGCACAGCACCGAGGAGGGCACGCAGTGCCGGAGCTGCGGCCGACGCATCACCGAGCCGCATGGACTCGGTGAAGAACGGCGGTTGCGCCATCTGTCGATCTTCGAGCATCGCACCGAAATTCTCATTCGTCCCAAACGGTATCGCTGCCCCGATTGCCGGGATCATCCCACCACCACCCAACGGGTGGACTGGTACGACCCGCGCAGCGGCTTCACCCGTGCGTTCGAACACAGCCTGATGCGCGCCCTGATCAACAGCACCCTGGAAGACGTCGCGCACAAGGAGGCCGTCACCCCGGAGCACCTCGACGGTATTCTCGATCGGTGCGTCCCGAGCCAGATCGACTGGACGACGCTCACGGCGCTGCCCGTGCTCGGGCTCGACGAGATCGCCTTGACCAAAGGCCACGGCAATTTCGTGGTGATCGTCAGCGCCAGGGTCGAGGACACCCTGAGCATCCTCGCCGTGCTCAAGGACCGTAAGCGCGCGACCGTCGAGGCGTTTTTGCGCACGATCCCAAAATCCTTGCGGCGCACCGTTCGCGTCGTGTGCACCGACCTGTACAGCGGCTTCATCGGTGCGGCCAAGGCCGTCTTCGGCACGCACGTCGCCATCTGCGCCGATCGCTTCCATGTCGCGCGTTTGTATCGCGACGCCGTGGAGACGTTGCGCAAGACAGAACTGCGCCGGCTCAAGCGCGACCTGTCGAAAACCGAGTACGGCGGGCTCAAGAACGTCCATTGGATCCTGCGCAAGCGCGAATCCGACTTGAGCGCCGAGGAACGGCGGATCCGCGCCCGGTTGTTCGCCTATTCCCCGCAACTCGCGCAAGCTCATGCCCTCAGCCAAGCCCTCACCGAGGTCTACGACATGCCCCTGTCCAAAGGTCAGGCCAAGCGCAAACTCAGTGGCTGGATGCGACGGGTCAAGAACGCCGAGATGACGTGTTTTCAATCCTTCCTGAAAACGTTGCGCCGTCATTGGGACGAGATCACCAATTATTTTACCGAACGACACACGAGCGGTTTCGTCGAAGGTCTCAACAACAAGATCAAAGTATTAAAACGGCGGTGCTATGGCTTGAGCAACCTGCGCCGGCTCTACCAGAGGGTGTACCTCGATCTGTGCGGTTATCGGGTTTTCGCGCGCTGATCAATGAAAAACAACCGCTTAAAAATGGCTTGGACGGGGTGCGTCCAGCGATATTTTCAACCAACGTGTTCGGTCAAAATGACTACAACGTCATGTTTTTAAATATTTTAGCGCTTTCCCTGAATTCCGGGAGAGCCAAAAATAGCGCGTTTGCCCTGTCTCGCTTCTTCGAGTCGCGGCTCTAACTTGTTGATACGAAAATGCTCTTGCTCCTCAGGGTCGGCTTTCGAGGGTATGGTTCCAACTCTTCTCGGAGCCATGCCGAGCGAATTGAGAAACCGCCCCACGGCGCTCGGACTGCGCTTGATTCCCGTCAGCTCCTCGATCATGGTCGCCGCCTCGTTGATGGTCGCAGGCGGATGCTTGCGGAAATGGACTTCGAGTCGATAGCGATGCTGCTCCAACTCGCTCGTCGGGGCATAGAAGTTGAGCTCCGTCAGCCTCTTGATACCGCCGGATTGAAACATTCCGAGGTACTGCCGTAAAGTGTTGCTGGAAATTCCCGCGAGCCGACAAATCTCCCGGTGCGCAAGGCCCTGGCTCTTCAGCCACAGCGCCTCCATTCGCCTGCGCACCCTTGGGTGTGGATGCGCGTAACGCAACTGCTGTATTTTCTTCAGATCCTGCTCGGAGAACTCGATTCTGATCATCGTCGTAAAAAAACTACAAGGTGGCTCGTCGGTAGCGACAAGTTTAACTCGGAGTCAAAACGTTATCGAGCATTGATGAGAGTCGACATGAGGAAAGTGCAGTTCATGCCTATAAGAGGTATAGTAGCCAGGTCGACTTCGGTTGCAAACAACGCCTCCAGGAAGTCCTTGAGGTTCATATAGCCGTCGAAGGTCGGCGGCCCTTCAAACTCCACGAGCACGTCGATATCGCTGCCCGCATGGAGTTGATCCCGTGCCGCCGACCCGAAGAGTGATAGGTGTTTAACGGCGAAGCGCCGCTGGATCTCGTCCCGGTGTTGATTCAACACCGACAAAACCTGCTCTCTGTTCATGCTTCACCTTGGCATTTGGACCGTGCGGAATTATTACCGAGGTTTAGGCGTCGATCAGCGCCCTGGCTGGTTGCACGGGTCGGCCAAACATAAGCTGCTCGTGACATCCGCTCTGCGGTGTCACGCATTCCCCTTGGCGCTCCGCGCCCCGTTCCACAATCGCCGAAAATACGAGTGATCCCTCGCTCAGTCATGCGCCAGCTCCCGGTCCATCCAGTTCATCCAACTCGCGCCGCAGTTCAGCCCGCAAGACCTCCTCGCTGGGAAGTTGAAACTGGTAGCGGCTGGCGAAAATCTGGCTAGACTTGTCATCCAGCACGTAGCGGACCATGGCCTCATTTTTGTCTGCGCATAAGATGAGCCCGATGGTCGGCTGATCGTCCACACCGGCAATTTCGCGGTCGTAATAGTGCACGTACATCTGCATCTGCCCGAGGTCCCCGTGGGTCAGCTTCGCGACCTTGATGTCGATCACCACATAGCACTTCAATTTGACGTGATAAAAGATCAGGTCCGGATAGAAGTGGTCACCGTCCAACGTTAGCCGCACCTGTCTGCCGATGAAGGCAAAGCCACTTCCCAATTCGAGCAGAAAGTCCTGCAAC
The sequence above is drawn from the Thiocapsa rosea genome and encodes:
- a CDS encoding nucleotidyltransferase family protein, which codes for MNREQVLSVLNQHRDEIQRRFAVKHLSLFGSAARDQLHAGSDIDVLVEFEGPPTFDGYMNLKDFLEALFATEVDLATIPLIGMNCTFLMSTLINAR
- a CDS encoding ISL3 family transposase, which translates into the protein MIDQSQLLRLLGLPQIAIDRVEITDAAVLEIHVHSTEEGTQCRSCGRRITEPHGLGEERRLRHLSIFEHRTEILIRPKRYRCPDCRDHPTTTQRVDWYDPRSGFTRAFEHSLMRALINSTLEDVAHKEAVTPEHLDGILDRCVPSQIDWTTLTALPVLGLDEIALTKGHGNFVVIVSARVEDTLSILAVLKDRKRATVEAFLRTIPKSLRRTVRVVCTDLYSGFIGAAKAVFGTHVAICADRFHVARLYRDAVETLRKTELRRLKRDLSKTEYGGLKNVHWILRKRESDLSAEERRIRARLFAYSPQLAQAHALSQALTEVYDMPLSKGQAKRKLSGWMRRVKNAEMTCFQSFLKTLRRHWDEITNYFTERHTSGFVEGLNNKIKVLKRRCYGLSNLRRLYQRVYLDLCGYRVFAR
- a CDS encoding universal stress protein yields the protein MFKNILVPTDGSELSQETARQAVVFAKQLGARITAYHAKPNLAAAYFYGEEKKAASNSLEQIDEQIDKEVRKNLGFVEDMCRDAGVECESISTLSNSPYEAIVEAASQSGADLIFMASHGRKGIRAKILGSETLRTLTHSTIPVLVYSYGERDASRT
- a CDS encoding DEAD/DEAH box helicase; protein product: MTVRHVNAIAGRLSLRPPQRRSLEILHRIMDITPPGKAPDVAAVLDIIRGEFPSVADFERDFPSLCFALATGVGKTRLMGAFISYLHQAHGIDNFFVLAPNLTIYNKLITDFTPNTPKYVFRGIAEFATNTPMVITGDTYEQQNVTGPGLLGTVRINIFNISKINSEVRGGKAPRIKRLSEYIGTSYFDYLAGLPDLVLLMDESHRYRASAGIRAINELRPILGLELTATPYVETSRGAVAFKNVILDYPLARAMADGFVKEPAVVTRKDFDPGGMSASEIERLKLEDGVRLHEGVKVELETYARATDKPIVKPFVLVIARDTTHAGELLALIQSDAFFEGRYKDKVIQVDSSRSGAEEEAMIARLLKVEHTEEPTEIVIHVNMLKEGWDVTNLYTIVPLRAANARVLIEQSIGRGLRLPYGVRTGVTAVDRLNIVAHDRFQEIVDEAKRPGSAIQLQTVELDIDQLAQKTATVVSQSQLASQLGFKPATPTSSTLVAGDDQPPAFDKPAEQAIAQLAYAAIKRLSGDPQTVPAVEYLKTPEVQAAIVQAVEAQRTPAQLALQGLAEEPDIAAVVAKTVDLVAQQTIDIPRILVVPKGEVRSGFKPFTLELATLRYAPVSDELWVQHLRTGQRDVVTLGQGGFDEARLEDDLVSGLIDFDDISYDDHADLLYDLAGQTVQHFLSYLAEDDTRKVLRCYQQPIADFIHAQMQQH
- a CDS encoding helix-turn-helix domain-containing protein produces the protein MIRIEFSEQDLKKIQQLRYAHPHPRVRRRMEALWLKSQGLAHREICRLAGISSNTLRQYLGMFQSGGIKRLTELNFYAPTSELEQHRYRLEVHFRKHPPATINEAATMIEELTGIKRSPSAVGRFLNSLGMAPRRVGTIPSKADPEEQEHFRINKLEPRLEEARQGKRAIFGSPGIQGKR